A genomic window from Prunus persica cultivar Lovell chromosome G2, Prunus_persica_NCBIv2, whole genome shotgun sequence includes:
- the LOC18786351 gene encoding probable alkaline/neutral invertase F, with protein sequence MAKTLKDLLTETKKAEEAQPLAPVPAVIENSADKDVSPEKLSLAPVSEESPETKTAEKDSDYLKNEGSNSSVNSTDSLLFESSNSCEKESSNSCEKESSNSCEKENSNSCEKESSITSDSIPTEMASSEKCMESLENVNAPRLNEMREKQPAKKSAKFQCDDNVSDSVSVAKPGVLKPCPSVGASLENFELWKVEGSPKMRSNGGGSTAEGTAMVEEAWERLKKSYVYFKGKPVGTLAAMDPMAEDLNYNQVFVRDFVPTGLACLMQKDPELDIVKNFLLKTLHLQGWEKRIDNFTLGEGVMPASFKILFDQYRGKETLVADFGGSAIGRVAPVDSGFWWIILLRSYTKCTRDHTLAELPEVQKGMKLILNLCLSDGFDTFPTLLCADGCSMIDRRMGIYGYPIEIQSLFYFALRCARQLLKPELGGKELLKRIDKRITALSFHIQKYYWLDFAQLNNIYRYKTEEYSHTAVNKFNVIPESIPDWVFDFMPLRGGYLIGNVSPARMDFRWFLVGNCIAILSSLATPEQATAIMDLIEERWEDLIGEMPLKIVYPALEGHEWRTVTGFDPKNTRWSYHNGGSWPTLLWLLTAACIKTGRPQTAKRAIEQVEQRLSKDGWPEYYDGKAGRYIGKQARKYQTWSISGYLLAKLMIENPANLSLISLEEDKKIAKPRLTRSASF encoded by the exons ATGGCGAAAACGCTCAAAGATCTCCTCACCGAAACAAAGAAAGCAGAGGAAGCTCAGCCTCTCGCTCCGGTGCCGGCGGTAATTGAGAACTCCGCAGACAAGGACGTCTCGCCGGAGAAGCTGAGCC TCGCTCCGGTATCTGAAGAATCGCCTGAGACAAAGACGGCGGAGAAAGATTCCGACTATTTGAAGAATGAAGGTTCAAATTCAAGTGTGAATTCAACGGATTCCTTACTGTTTGAAAGTTCGAATTCATGCGAGAAAGAAAGTTCGAATTCATGCGAGAAAGAAAGTTCGAATTCATGcgagaaagaaaattcaaattcatgcGAGAAAGAAAGTTCAATCACCTCTGATTCAATTCCGACGGAGATGGCGAGCTCCGAGAAGTGTATGGAATCTTTGGAAAATGTCAATGCACCGAGACTGAACGAAATGCGTGAGAAGCAGCCGGCGAAGAAGTCGGCGAAGTTCCAGTGCGACGACAACGTTTCGGATAGTGTGAGCGTGGCGAAGCCAGGGGTGCTGAAGCCGTGTCCAAGTGTGGGAGCGAGCCTTGAGAACTTTGAACTTTGGAAGGTTGAAGGTTCGCCGAAGATGCGATCCAACGGTGGTGGTAGTACGGCAGAGGGCACAGCGATGGTGGAGGAGGCATGGGAGAGACTCAAGAAGTCCTACGTGTACTTCAAAGGCAAGCCGGTGGGCACTCTTGCAGCTATGGATCCAATGGCCGAAGATTTGAACTACAATCAG GTGTTTGTGAGAGATTTTGTACCTACTGGTTTGGCCTGCCTGATGCAAAAAGACCCTGAACTAGATATTGTAAAGAATTTCCTCCTAAAGACCCTCCACCTCCAAGGTTGGGAGAAGAGGATTGATAATTTTACACTTGGAGAAGGTGTTATGCCTGCAAGTTTTAAGATTCTCTTTGATCAATATCGTGGGAAGGAAACTTTAGTTGCAGATTTTGGTGGCAGCGCAATTGGAAGAGTTGCTCCTGTCGATTCTGGGTTCTGGTGGATCATTTTACTGAGATCATACACCAAATGCACTCGTGACCATACACTGGCAGAGCTTCCTGAGGTGCAGAAGGGAATGAAACTAATTCTCAACCTATGCTTGTCAGATGGCTTTGACACATTCCCGACACTTCTCTGTGCAGATGGCTGTAGCATGATTGATAGGAGGATG GGGATTTATGGTTATCCAATTGAGATTCAGTCACTTTTCTACTTCGCATTGAGGTGTGCAAGGCAACTGTTGAAGCCAGAGCTTGGTGGTAAGGAACTTCTTAAGCGGATAGATAAGCGCATCACAGCTCTAAGCTTTCACATTCAGAAGTATTACTGGCTTGATTTTGCACAGCTAAACAACATATACCGCTACAAAACCGAGGAGTATTCCCATACTGCAGTCAACAAGTTTAATGTGATTCCAGAATCCATCCCTGACTGGGTTTTTGATTTCATGCCGTTGAGAGGAGGGTATTTGATTGGCAATGTTAGCCCAGCTCGGATGGACTTCAGGTGGTTTTTAGTTGGGAATTGTATTGCCATCCTTAGTTCCCTAGCAACACCTGAGCAAGCTACAGCTATTATGGACTTGATTGAGGAGCGGTGGGAGGACTTGATCGGGGAGATGCCTCTGAAAATTGTATACCCAGCATTAGAGGGACATGAGTGGAGGACTGTCACGGGGTTTGATCCAAAGAACACAAGATGGAGTTATCACAATGGTGGCTCTTGGCCAA CACTGCTGTGGTTGCTTACTGCAGCATGTATCAAGACGGGGAGGCCTCAGACTGCTAAGAGAGCAATTGAACAGGTGGAGCAGAGGCTCTCAAAGGACGGGTGGCCAGAATACTATGACGGCAAGGCAGGGAGATATATCGGGAAGCAAGCGAGGAAGTACCAGACTTGGAGCATCTCCGGATATCTGTTAGCTAAACTGATGATCGAGAACCCAGCCAATCTTTCACTCATCTCTCTTGAAGAGGACAAGAAGATAGCCAAGCCAAGGCTCACCCGCTCCGCTTCCTTTTGA
- the LOC109947433 gene encoding uncharacterized protein LOC109947433 has product MDTERLGIDPSGEEGKEMKAQHQPNNDYMLRYAEHLMKEAKRGDGYQVVTPKVLVDVDNLRLNGKHYGTWRCSMMEHVLDNLRGVIYGPRPSFVVETDASVEEIARSMAAEEKWNEDDTLCFHTILNHLCDDLFLHYSKRRKETSAKQLWDELQLRFGAHESRVQKYMEFDLLEEEEPMWVQAQEMDSLFFALVRCNKMEIDEEFHVNAIISKLPPSWEDVCIELMREEHLPVTKLIHRLIVEQQSRIN; this is encoded by the exons ATGGACACGGAGCGACTCGGAATCGATCCGTCTGGAGAAGAGGGGAAGGAAATGAAG GCTCAACACCAACCCAACAATGACTATATGCTACGCTACGCAGAGCACCTCATGAAGGAAGCAAAg cGGGGGGATGGATATCAAGTTGTTACTCCCAAAG TACTTGTTGACGTTGACAATCTTCGTTTGAATGGGAAGCACTACGGTACTTGGAGATGTAGTATGATGGAACATGTCCTAGATAATCTTAGAGGTGTGATCTATGGGCCACGCCCAAGTTTTGTGGTAGAAACAGATGCAAGTGTTGAAGAAATTGCTCGATCAATGGCTGCCGAAGAGAAATGGAACGAGGATGACACCCTGTGTTTTCATACAATCTTGAACCATCTATGTGATgatctttttcttcattacTCAAAGAGGAGGAAGGAAACAAGTGCCAAGCAACTGTGGGATGAGCTGCAATTGAGGTTTGGAGCACACGAATCTCGGGTTCAAAAGTACATGGAATTTGATTTGCTCGAGGAGGAGGAACCAATGTGGGTgcaagctcaagaaatggATTCATTGTTCTTCGCTCTGGTTAGGTGTAACAAAATGGAGATAGATGAGGAATTTCATGTGAATGCAATCATCTCCAAGCTCCCCCCATCTTGGGAGGATGTGTGCATCGAGTTGATGCGCGAGGAGCATTTGCCTGTTACAAAACTAATTCATCGCCTGATTGTTGAACAACAATCACGCATCAATTAG
- the LOC18787186 gene encoding uncharacterized protein LOC18787186, which produces MDTERLGIDPSGKGRNGGEELKDTKLPKPTPWKIGGFYGVFEGRDGMPVSGYVIWRDLNKRTRDMHAVAKIESKLRSERDNEQREYGMSGLARPELVPIDPVRLDGKNYPIWARRMEFFLKELKVEYVLYEPCPSIIVGSVAFSGGLTELKDAKEKWIKDDFLGLRTILNYLCDDLLHRYGKRKKTTSAKQLWDDLKLMFGTKKYLVRKYMDFQMVDEKPLVEQIQEFNRIFDEVVASGMTLSEKFHVSAILSKLPASWKHVNIKLKRNIDEPLTLEVLMDHLRIEEEYVCV; this is translated from the exons ATGGACACAGAGCGACTTGGAATCGATCCGTCTGGCAAGGGCCGGAACGGTGGAGAAGAGCTCAAGGACACGAAG CTACCAAAACCAACGCCATGGAAGATTGGGGGATTTTATGGAGTTTTTGAAGGAAGAGATGGAATGCCGGTTTCTGGCTATG TCATCTGGAGAGACTTGAATAAGAGGACCCGAGACATGCATGCGGTCGCCAAGATTGAGTCAAAGTTGAGATCTGAACGTGATAATGAGCAAAGGGAATATGGTATGTCTGGTCTTGCTCGTCCAGAACTTGTTCCCATTGACCCTGTTCGTCTTGATGGGAAGAACTACCCCATCTGGGCGCGGCGAATGGAGTTTTTCCTCAAGGAATTAAAAGTTGAATATGTACTCTATGAGCCATGCCCTAGCATTATTGTAGGATCTGTAGCATTTTCTGGAGGACTTACTGAATTGAAGGATGCTAAAGAGAAATGGATCAAGGATGACTTTCTGGGTCTTCGCACGATCTTGAACTATCTATGCGATGATCTCCTCCATCGTtatggaaagagaaagaaaactacAAGTGCTAAACAACTGTGGGACGATCTAAAATTAATGTTTGGAACAAAGAAATATCTGGTTAGAAAGTACATGGATTTTCAGATGGTCGATGAAAAGCCACTTGTGGAGCAAATTCAAGAATTCAATCGCATTTTCGATGAAGTTGTGGCTTCTGGAATGACGTTGAGTGAGAAATTTCATGTATCTGCTATATTATCCAAGCTCCCTGCCTCTTGGAAGCATGTGAACATCAAGTTGAAGCGCAATATTGATGAGCCTTTGACTTTAGAAGTGTTGATGGATCATTTGAGGATTGAAGAAGAGTACGTTTGCGTATGA